From the genome of Candidatus Rokuibacteriota bacterium:
AGAGCTCGCCGAGGGCGATCGCGTCCTCGATGAGCCCCGGCTTGACGATCCCCGTCGCAGAAAGGATGCCGAGCGCCATCGGCAGGTCGAAGGCCGCGCCTTCCTTGCGGAGGTCGGCGGGGGCGAGGTTGACCGTGATGCGGTCCACAGGGAAGTCGAGCCCTGCGTTCCGGATCGCGGCGCGCACGCGGTCGCGGCTCTCGCGCACGGCGGAATCCGGCAAGCCTACCGTCGTGAAGGACGGCAGGCCCGGGGCCACGTCCACCTCGACGAAGACGTCGGCAGCTTCGATGCCGAAAACCGTGGCCGAGCGCACCCGGGCCAGCATGGCGCCAGTGTCGGGACGCCCCCGCGGCCCGTCAACGACTCAAATCGGATACAGGCGCACCGGTTCTGCTAATCTCGGCTCACCGCAGCCGATCCCGCCGGGCCCCGGCGTGACGGGAGGTCAAGGTGGCCAAGGCACAGGAGCATCGGGAGGCCGGGACGCATCTGGTGGACATCGCCGCCGTCAGGCTGGATAGCGGGCTGCCGCTGCCCGCCTACGCGAAGCCGGGTGACGCGGGACTCGACCTGCGCGCCTCGGAGGCCGTGACGCTCGAGCCCGGCGAGAGGCGGCTCGTCCCCACCGGGCTCGCCGTCGCCATCCCCGAGGGCCACGCAGGGTTCGTGCTGCCGCGCTCGGGCCTCGCGATGCAGAAGGGCGTGACCGTGCTCAACGCGCCGGGGCTCATCGACTCGGGCTACCGCGGCGAGTTGAAGGTGCTGCTGATCAACCACGGCGCCGAGGCCATCGGCATCGAGCGCGGCGAACGCATCGCCCAGCTGGTCGTCCAGCCCGTGGCGCGCGCGCGCCTTGTGGAGGGGGAACGGCTGCCCGACTCCGCACGCGGCGAGGGCGGCTTCGGGAGCACGGGGCGCTGACGCCGTCTACTGGTTCAGGCGGCGCCTGGCGAAGCCGAGGAGGCCTTGGGGCATGAAGATCACCATCGCGGTGAAGATGATGCCCACCGGGATCAGGTAGTACTCGGTGAAGTAGCGCGAGACGCCCTCGCGCAGCAGCAGGAAGAAGGCCGCGCCCGCCACCGGCCCCACCAGCGTGCCCATGCCGCCCATCACGTTGAAGATCACGACCTCGCCGGAGACCGCGAAGAAGACGAAGTCGGGCGCGGCGAACTTGTTCTGGACCGCGTAGAGGACGCCGGCCAGGCCCGCGAAGAGCCCAGAGAGCATGACCGCCACGATCTTGTAGCGCTCGACGGCGTAGCCGATGGCCCGGGTCCGCGGCTCGTTCTCGCGGATGGACTGCAGCACCATCCCGAACGGCGACTGGGTGATGCGCCGGAGGAGCAGGTACGAGACCGTCACCACCCCGAGCACGAACCAGTGAAGGGTCTCCGGGGTGAAGCGCGCCGCCCCGAGGCCGGGGAGAGAGAGCAACGGCTGGGCGAAGGTCAGCCCATTCTCGCCGCCCGTGACCGCGGTCCACGTGAAGATGATGACGTAGAAGATCTGGGAGAAGACGAGCGTCGTGATGGCGAAGTAGATGTCGCGCAGCCGTGTGGAGAAGTAGGCCACGAAGACGGCGGCCAGACCGGCAGCCGTCAGCCCGTAGAGGAGCGCCAGCCACAGGTTCGGTGGCTTGACGGAAAGGAGGGCGGCGGCTGCCCCGTATATGCCCAGCCCGAAGAAGACCGAGTGGCCAAAGGAGACCATGCCCGTGTAGCCGATCAGGATGTCCGAGGACATGGCCAGCAGGCCCCAGATCAGGATCTCGGTGACGAAGCGTCGCCAGAACTCCGGCAACACGAGGGGGGCGATGGCCAGCAGGGCCAGCACGACGGCGAAGCCGGTCCAGTAGGCGGTGGGCGCGCGGCGGGCGATCATTGGATCCTCACTTCGGGGGCCTCACTTCGGCGTTGGGACGAAGAGGCCCGTGGGCCGGAAGAGGAGCGTGAGGATCAGGACCACGAAGGAGACGATCACCGCCTGGGCCGGGCTCACGACCAGGGAGGCGTAGGCCTCGAGCAGGCTGATGAGGATCGCGGCGAAGATGGAGCCGCCGAGATTGCCCATCCCGCCCACCACCACCACGATGAAGGCCCGCAGCGTGAAGTCGAGTCCCATGTTCTGCGTGACTCCGCCGAGGGGGCCGAAGAGCACCCCGCTGGCGGCGGCCATGCCGGCGCCGATGGCGAAGACGCCGGTGTGGACCCACGGGACCGGGATGCCCATGGCCGAGGCCATGATGCGGTCCTGCATGGTGGCGCGGATCCAGATGCCGTACTTGCCATGCCTGAGGAAGAGCCAGAAGCCGCCGATGATGGCCGCCGAGAGGACGGCGGTGAGCACTCGGTACCACGGGTACTGCAGGTAGAAGAGCTGGAACTGGCCGGTGAGGGGCTCCTGGATCCTGCGCGCCGACGGTCCCCACTGCCACAGCGCGTACTTCTGGAGCACGAGCGATATGCCGAAGGTGGCGAGGATGGTGGTGAGGGGATCGCGGCCCAGCAGCGGGCGCAGCGTCGTCGCCTGGAGCGCGGCGCCGAACACCGCGATGACGAGCACGGCGACGAGGAGGGCGAGCCAGAAATTGCCCGTCGCCGTGATGGTCACCGCGCCCGTGAATCCGCCTAGCATCACGAGGTCGCCATGGGCGAAGTTGACCACGTCCATGATCCCGAAGATGAGCGTCAGCCCTGAGGCCACGAGCGCGAGGATCATCCCGTTGACGAGCCCGTTGACCGTCTGGATGAGGATCTGCTCGAAGGGGATCGCCACGGCTAGACCCCCAGGTACTGGTGGATGACGGCGTGGTCGGCCCGCAGCTCGGCGGCCGTGGCGTGGTGGCGGACGAGACCCTTCTCCATGATGTAGACGCGATCGCTGACGTCCAGGGTGAGCGGCACGTTCTGCTCGACCAGCAGGATCGCCACGCTGTCCTGGTGGAGCAGCGTGATGATCTCGCGGATCTGGCCGACCATGCGCGGCATCAGCCCCTCCGTCGGCTCGTCGAGGAGGATGATCTTGGGCTCGAGCATCATGGCGCGCGCGATGGCGAGCATCTGCTGCTCGCCGCCGGACAGCGTGCCCCCCGCCTGGCTCCGCCGCTCCGCCAGCACGGGGAAATGGGCGTAGACCTTGTCGAGCAGCTCGCGCCGCCGGGCCTCGGTCATCCCCGGCCGGTCGAGCCCCGTGCGCAGGTTCTCCATGACCGTGAGGAGCCGGAAGATGCGGCGGTCTTCGGGTACCCAGGCGATGCCGAGATGGGCGAGGCGGTGGGGCGCCGTGCCCGCGATCTCGCGCCCCTCGAAGCGCACGTGTCCCCCCGACGGCCGCACGAGCCCCATGACCGTCTTGAGCGTGGTGCTCTTGCCGACGCCGTTCCGGCCGAGGAGACCGACCACCTCGCCCGGCTGCACCTCGAGGGAGACGCCGAGCAGGATGTGGCTCTTGCCGTAGTAGGTGTGAACCTCCGTGAGCGCGAGCATCAGGTCTTGAGGTAGACCTCCTGCACCCGCGGGTTGTCCTGGATCTCGGCCGGCGTTCCCTCGGCGAGCACCTCGCCGTAGTGGAGCACGGTGATCGTCCGCGCGAGGCCCATCACGACCTCCATGTCGTGCTCCACGATGAGGATGGTCAGGTCGCGGGCGATGCGGCGGATCAAGTCGACCGTGGCGTGGGTCTCGGTGACGCTCATTCCGGCCGTCGGCTCGTCGAGGCACAGGAGCCGGGGCTCGGTGGCCAGGGCGATGCCGATCTCGAGGTTGCGCTGCTCGCCGTGCGAGAGGTTGGCCGCCAGCTCCTCTTCCTTCTCGCGGAGCGCCACCGCCTCCAGCACGCTTCGCGCCCGGTCGATCAGGTCGCCGAAGGCGCGGTGGTGGCTCAGCAGGCTCCAGCCATGCTGCCGCGACTGGGCGGCGATACGGACGTTCTCGAGCACGGTGGCGCCGGGCAGAATGTTGGTGATCTGGTACGAGCGCGCAATGCCCTTGCGGGAAATCCGGTTCGGCGGCAGTCCGGCCACGTCCTCGCCGTCGAGGAGGATGCGCCCGCCGGTGGGTCGGAGGACACCGGTCAGGCAGTTGAAGAAGGTGCTCTTGCCCGCGCCGTTGGGACCGATGATGGCGCGGATCTCGCCCCGCGGGACCGAGAGGCTCACGTTGTTGACGGCCGCGAGGCCGCCGAACCGCATCGTGAGTCCCTCGGTGCGCAGAATGGGACCCGAAGGAGCGCCCCGGCCGAGCTCCGCCGGAGCGCTCCCTCGGGATTGGTCCACCATCACGCTACGCGAACTTGCAGGCCGCCGGGACCAGGGTCTTTTCCTTCGGCACGATCTCCAGCAGCCGGTGCTTGACGTTCTTGAGCTCGTAGATGAACTCCCGCAGGAAGGCCTGGTGGTCCTCCTTGCGCAGCGTCTTGTCGCCCTGCGGAAAGTCGTCGCTCTCCTTGACCTCCATGCCCTCGAGGGCCGCGATGAGCTTCATCGAGTCCTCGCGCCCGCGGAAGCCCGACTTCTGGATCCCGAGTTTGAGGAAGTTGACGGCCTCGAAGTTCGATTGCACGAAACGGTCGGGGAGGGGACCCGACGGGTCGATGGCCTTGAGTCGCGCCACCGCGTCGTCGAGGAACTTCTTGTGATGGGGCGTGTTGAGCGGCCCCTCCAGCACCGGGATGTAGCGGTCGATGCCGACGAAGCCTTCGCCCTTGGCGCCGATGGCGGGCAGGCTCACCGAGGGTGTCATGGCGCCATCGCCGGCGATCTTGTACTTCTTCGACATGCCGAGGTCGAAGGTCTGGGTCACGAACGAGATGCCCTGGCCGCCGAAGAAGATGCCGAAGAGTCCGTCGAAGCTGCCGCTGATCTTCGACAGGAACGGCGTCATGTCGGCCGTGCCGAGGGGGATGCCCGTGCTGCCGACCATCTCGCCGCCGTTCTTCTTGATCTCGTCGGCGAAAGCGTCGCGGGTGGACTGGCCCCAGGCGTAGTCCGCAAAGACGATGTGCCACTTCTTGCCGAGCTTGCTCACCATGTACGGCGCGAAGGCCACCGCCTGCGCGGGGGCGTAGTCGAAGGGCCGGAAGGTGAACTTGCTGCACTTGCTCGTGGTGATCGTGGTATCGAGGCACACCCCGATCATGTTGACGATCTTGTGCTCGTCCCAGACCGGCATGCAGGCCAGGCACACGTTGGACAGGTAGCCGCCCACGTGGGCGTCGATCTTGTCCTCGAGGGCGAGCTTCTCGGCCCTGCGCCGGCCGACATCGGGCTTGGACTCGTAGTCGCCGATGATCAGCTCGATGGGCCGGCCGGTGAGGCCGCCCGACTTGTTGATGCGGTCCACAGCCATCTGCACGCCGACCAGCGCCGTCTTGCCGCCCGCGGCCGCCGCGCCGCTGAGCGGCTGCAGCGTGCCGACCTTGTACGGCTTGGCCTGGCCGAAGGCGTCCCGCCACCACGCGGGCACGGCCACGGTGGCGCCAAGCGCCCCTGCCGCCGCGGCGCCGAAGCCGATGAAGCGGCGCCGGGTGGTCTTGCCGCTGTACCAGAAGTCTTCAGCCTGGGCCCATTTCTCCTCTGTCCATTTCTCCGCCATGGTCCTTGCCCTCCTTAGTGGGCGTTACGGTCGCTGCTCGGC
Proteins encoded in this window:
- the dut gene encoding dUTP diphosphatase, encoding MAKAQEHREAGTHLVDIAAVRLDSGLPLPAYAKPGDAGLDLRASEAVTLEPGERRLVPTGLAVAIPEGHAGFVLPRSGLAMQKGVTVLNAPGLIDSGYRGELKVLLINHGAEAIGIERGERIAQLVVQPVARARLVEGERLPDSARGEGGFGSTGR
- a CDS encoding branched-chain amino acid ABC transporter permease, which produces MIARRAPTAYWTGFAVVLALLAIAPLVLPEFWRRFVTEILIWGLLAMSSDILIGYTGMVSFGHSVFFGLGIYGAAAALLSVKPPNLWLALLYGLTAAGLAAVFVAYFSTRLRDIYFAITTLVFSQIFYVIIFTWTAVTGGENGLTFAQPLLSLPGLGAARFTPETLHWFVLGVVTVSYLLLRRITQSPFGMVLQSIRENEPRTRAIGYAVERYKIVAVMLSGLFAGLAGVLYAVQNKFAAPDFVFFAVSGEVVIFNVMGGMGTLVGPVAGAAFFLLLREGVSRYFTEYYLIPVGIIFTAMVIFMPQGLLGFARRRLNQ
- a CDS encoding branched-chain amino acid ABC transporter permease — its product is MAIPFEQILIQTVNGLVNGMILALVASGLTLIFGIMDVVNFAHGDLVMLGGFTGAVTITATGNFWLALLVAVLVIAVFGAALQATTLRPLLGRDPLTTILATFGISLVLQKYALWQWGPSARRIQEPLTGQFQLFYLQYPWYRVLTAVLSAAIIGGFWLFLRHGKYGIWIRATMQDRIMASAMGIPVPWVHTGVFAIGAGMAAASGVLFGPLGGVTQNMGLDFTLRAFIVVVVGGMGNLGGSIFAAILISLLEAYASLVVSPAQAVIVSFVVLILTLLFRPTGLFVPTPK
- a CDS encoding ABC transporter ATP-binding protein, translating into MMLALTEVHTYYGKSHILLGVSLEVQPGEVVGLLGRNGVGKSTTLKTVMGLVRPSGGHVRFEGREIAGTAPHRLAHLGIAWVPEDRRIFRLLTVMENLRTGLDRPGMTEARRRELLDKVYAHFPVLAERRSQAGGTLSGGEQQMLAIARAMMLEPKIILLDEPTEGLMPRMVGQIREIITLLHQDSVAILLVEQNVPLTLDVSDRVYIMEKGLVRHHATAAELRADHAVIHQYLGV
- a CDS encoding ABC transporter ATP-binding protein, with the protein product MRFGGLAAVNNVSLSVPRGEIRAIIGPNGAGKSTFFNCLTGVLRPTGGRILLDGEDVAGLPPNRISRKGIARSYQITNILPGATVLENVRIAAQSRQHGWSLLSHHRAFGDLIDRARSVLEAVALREKEEELAANLSHGEQRNLEIGIALATEPRLLCLDEPTAGMSVTETHATVDLIRRIARDLTILIVEHDMEVVMGLARTITVLHYGEVLAEGTPAEIQDNPRVQEVYLKT
- a CDS encoding ABC transporter substrate-binding protein, with the protein product MAEKWTEEKWAQAEDFWYSGKTTRRRFIGFGAAAAGALGATVAVPAWWRDAFGQAKPYKVGTLQPLSGAAAAGGKTALVGVQMAVDRINKSGGLTGRPIELIIGDYESKPDVGRRRAEKLALEDKIDAHVGGYLSNVCLACMPVWDEHKIVNMIGVCLDTTITTSKCSKFTFRPFDYAPAQAVAFAPYMVSKLGKKWHIVFADYAWGQSTRDAFADEIKKNGGEMVGSTGIPLGTADMTPFLSKISGSFDGLFGIFFGGQGISFVTQTFDLGMSKKYKIAGDGAMTPSVSLPAIGAKGEGFVGIDRYIPVLEGPLNTPHHKKFLDDAVARLKAIDPSGPLPDRFVQSNFEAVNFLKLGIQKSGFRGREDSMKLIAALEGMEVKESDDFPQGDKTLRKEDHQAFLREFIYELKNVKHRLLEIVPKEKTLVPAACKFA